The proteins below come from a single Pristiophorus japonicus isolate sPriJap1 chromosome 26, sPriJap1.hap1, whole genome shotgun sequence genomic window:
- the actmap gene encoding actin maturation protease isoform X3: protein MAGHLLNACEVMGLQGIVDCAMARGYTAQGEMFSGANMVKLAEEVFRCRGELLNNGLMGRNRARIMHHLWAGYPVLIPYDEDFNHEPCLRKGHKAHWAVISGVLLGLKCGLSEDTCEEDPDIPGLFQLRADVPGARYPEECVVHTHLLAKQGKSLKYQLWEYERVHASNAQLTEFSPKRESDGTVYVVPAGGVESGLCGAVILLQPLSQ from the exons ATGGCCGGCCATTTGCTGAATGCGTGCGAGGTAATGGGCCTGCAGGGGATCGTGGACTGCGCGATGGCCAGAGGCTACACTGCTCAGGGAGAGATGTTCTCGG GTGCTAATATGGTGAAGCTGGCGGAGGAGGTTTTCCGGTGTCGCGGTGAACTGCTCAACAACGGCTTAATGGGAAGGAACAGAGCCAGAATAATGCACCACCTGTGGGCTGGCTATCCCGTATTGATACC GTACGACGAAGATTTCAACCATGAGCCCTGTCTGCGGAAGGGGCACAAAGCGCACTGGGCAGTGATATCAG GAGTGCTCCTGGGACTGAAGTGTGGACTGTCGGAGGACACCTGTGAGGAAGATCCTGACATTCCCGGCCTCTTCCAGCTGCGAGCGGACGTGCCGGGAGCCAGATACCCCGAGGAGTGCGTTGTCCACACTCACCTGCTGGCCAAGCAAGGGAAGAGTTTGAAGTACCAGCTGTGGGAGTACGAGCGAGTGCACGCGAGCAATGCGCAGCTGACAGAGTTCAGCCCCAAGCGGGAGTCTGACGGGACAGTCTATGTGGTGCCCGCCGGGGGGGTGGAGTCAGGATTGTGTGGAGCTGTGATTCTCCTGCAACCGTTGTCTCAGTAA
- the actmap gene encoding actin maturation protease isoform X2, with protein MARNEVIHHQERDTYLTMENPWTKLLQLMRSQIFQLDFPHNQVLLALYKRCGLVALWMAGHLLNACEVMGLQGIVDCAMARGYTAQGEMFSGANMVKLAEEVFRCRGELLNNGLMGRNRARIMHHLWAGYPVLIPYDEDFNHEPCLRKGHKAHWAVISGVLLGLKCGLSEDTCEEDPDIPGLFQLRADVPGARYPEECVVHTHLLAKQGKSLKYQLWEYERVHASNAQLTEFSPKRESDGTVYVVPAGGVESGLCGAVILLQPLSQ; from the exons ATGGCCCGCA ATGAAGTAATCCACCATCAGGAAAGGGACACCTACCTAACTATGGAAAACCCATGGACTAAACTCTTGCAATTGATGAGGTCACAAATTTTTCAGCTCGATTTCCCTCATAATCAAGTCCTCTTAGCTCTGTATAAACG GTGTGGGCTGGTCGCGCTGTGGATGGCCGGCCATTTGCTGAATGCGTGCGAGGTAATGGGCCTGCAGGGGATCGTGGACTGCGCGATGGCCAGAGGCTACACTGCTCAGGGAGAGATGTTCTCGG GTGCTAATATGGTGAAGCTGGCGGAGGAGGTTTTCCGGTGTCGCGGTGAACTGCTCAACAACGGCTTAATGGGAAGGAACAGAGCCAGAATAATGCACCACCTGTGGGCTGGCTATCCCGTATTGATACC GTACGACGAAGATTTCAACCATGAGCCCTGTCTGCGGAAGGGGCACAAAGCGCACTGGGCAGTGATATCAG GAGTGCTCCTGGGACTGAAGTGTGGACTGTCGGAGGACACCTGTGAGGAAGATCCTGACATTCCCGGCCTCTTCCAGCTGCGAGCGGACGTGCCGGGAGCCAGATACCCCGAGGAGTGCGTTGTCCACACTCACCTGCTGGCCAAGCAAGGGAAGAGTTTGAAGTACCAGCTGTGGGAGTACGAGCGAGTGCACGCGAGCAATGCGCAGCTGACAGAGTTCAGCCCCAAGCGGGAGTCTGACGGGACAGTCTATGTGGTGCCCGCCGGGGGGGTGGAGTCAGGATTGTGTGGAGCTGTGATTCTCCTGCAACCGTTGTCTCAGTAA
- the snrpa gene encoding U1 small nuclear ribonucleoprotein A, whose product MSGQETRPNHTIYINNLNEKIKKDELKKSLYAIFSQFGQILDILVSRNLKMRGQAFVIFKEVSSATNALRSMQGFPFYDKPMRIQYAKSDSDIIAKMKGTYVERDRKKEKRKVKAPEPSVNKKVSAPQAANAVPLNVSGMPMMNQAPRMMQMPGQPPYMPPLGMMPPPGMGPGQMPPSSLGPGQMMPGQMPPPAQPVPENPPNHILFLTNLPEETNELMLSMLFNQFPGFKEVRLVPGRHDIAFVEFDNEVQAGAARDALQGFKITQSNAMKISFAKK is encoded by the exons ATGTCTGGCCAAGAGACCCGTCCAAATCACACCATCTACATTAACAATCTGAATGAGAAGATCAAAAAGGATG AGTTGAAGAAATCGCTCTATGCCATCTTCTCCCAGTTTGGCCAGATTCTGGATATCCTGGTGTCCAGGAACCTGAAGATGCGGGGACAAGCCTTTGTGATTTTCAAGGAAGTGAGCAGTGCGACCAACGCCCTGAGGTCCATGCAAGGCTTTCCGTTCTATGACAAGCCGATG CGGATTCAGTACGCCAAGTCAGATTCCGACATCATCGCCAAGATGAAGGGCACCTACGTGGAGCGTGACCGGAAGAAGGAGAAGAGGAAGGTCAAGGCCCCGGAGCCTTCGGTCAACAAGAAGGTGTCGGCCCCGCAGGCAGCCAACGCCGTGCCCCTTAACGTCTCG GGCATGCCCATGATGAACCAGGCCCCGCGGATGATGCAGATGCCGGGACAGCCTCCCTACATGCCGCCCCTTGGGATGATGCCACCGCCGGGGATGGGGCCTGGCCAGATGCCGCCCAGTTCCCTCGGTCCCGGACAGATGATGCCTGGGCAGATGCCTCCCCCAGCTCAACCG GTGCCTGAGAATCCACCCAATCACATCCTGTTCTTAACCAACCTACCCGAGGAGACCAACGAGCTGATGCTGTCCATGCTTTTCAACCA GTTCCCTGGCTTTAAGGAGGTCCGCCTGGTACCTGGTCGCCATGATATCGCCTTTGTGGAATTTGACAACGAGGTTCAGGCTGGAGCAGCCCGCGATGCACTCCAAGGGTTTAAGATCACGCAGTCGAACGCAATGAAAATCTCCTTTGCCAAGAAATGA
- the actmap gene encoding actin maturation protease isoform X1, with protein MSRLPPPTPPPPPPPFPLAPSEPAKKKLYQILAEGRSPVIGDCEEVKTLLQNRPSSFSKELKWLLINKYIPSLIQDGPQCGLVALWMAGHLLNACEVMGLQGIVDCAMARGYTAQGEMFSGANMVKLAEEVFRCRGELLNNGLMGRNRARIMHHLWAGYPVLIPYDEDFNHEPCLRKGHKAHWAVISGVLLGLKCGLSEDTCEEDPDIPGLFQLRADVPGARYPEECVVHTHLLAKQGKSLKYQLWEYERVHASNAQLTEFSPKRESDGTVYVVPAGGVESGLCGAVILLQPLSQ; from the exons ATGTCGCGGctgccccctcccactccccctccccctccccctccgtttCCACTCGCGCCTTCTGAACCCGCAAAAAAGAAGTTGTACCAGATTCTGGCTGAAGGGCGATCGCCTGTGATCGGAGACTGTGAGGAGGTGAAGACGCTGCTCCAGAACCGACCGAGCAG tttCAGTAAAGAATTGAAGTGGCTCCTTATTAataaatatatcccgtcactgatcCAGGATGGCCCGCA GTGTGGGCTGGTCGCGCTGTGGATGGCCGGCCATTTGCTGAATGCGTGCGAGGTAATGGGCCTGCAGGGGATCGTGGACTGCGCGATGGCCAGAGGCTACACTGCTCAGGGAGAGATGTTCTCGG GTGCTAATATGGTGAAGCTGGCGGAGGAGGTTTTCCGGTGTCGCGGTGAACTGCTCAACAACGGCTTAATGGGAAGGAACAGAGCCAGAATAATGCACCACCTGTGGGCTGGCTATCCCGTATTGATACC GTACGACGAAGATTTCAACCATGAGCCCTGTCTGCGGAAGGGGCACAAAGCGCACTGGGCAGTGATATCAG GAGTGCTCCTGGGACTGAAGTGTGGACTGTCGGAGGACACCTGTGAGGAAGATCCTGACATTCCCGGCCTCTTCCAGCTGCGAGCGGACGTGCCGGGAGCCAGATACCCCGAGGAGTGCGTTGTCCACACTCACCTGCTGGCCAAGCAAGGGAAGAGTTTGAAGTACCAGCTGTGGGAGTACGAGCGAGTGCACGCGAGCAATGCGCAGCTGACAGAGTTCAGCCCCAAGCGGGAGTCTGACGGGACAGTCTATGTGGTGCCCGCCGGGGGGGTGGAGTCAGGATTGTGTGGAGCTGTGATTCTCCTGCAACCGTTGTCTCAGTAA